Genomic window (Deltaproteobacteria bacterium):
ATCCAATAACGAACATTCAACCTGTCGAGAGCCTCAAGGTCGTGCGACGGCTATTTCTGTTTCTTTTCAGCCCTTCGACTCCGCTCATGGCCGTGAGTCCCTCGACTTGGCTCGGGACCGTGAGCCTGTCGAACGGCCTGTCGAACGGCCGTTTTGATACTCGTAATGAAAATCTTAATTATTTCTTCTGTTTCTTCCTCTTTTCCCATTCAACATTCGATGTTGGACGTTCGATGTTCGATGTTCATTTTTTTGTAACCGTGAACGGTTACGATATATCTCATCCTAGCTTCGTGCATAGCTGCGCAAGACCTCGATGTTAGGACACCATCCTGTTGATTGAAAATAATGGCCCTAAGTGCTTTTCTCATGCAGGTAAAGAGCCATAGCAACAGCGGCGGCTTCTGGTTGACTGAGTCCCGAGCGTGCCGAGGGTTTTGGTGACACTGTTTCCTTCCTGGCATCCAGACGGGCAAAGATCCTTCCCGTGATCTGCATGACCACCTGGAGGATACCAAGGACCACAAATATGCCAATAAAACGTATCAGCAATGTGGAGATAGCATAGTTCCAATCAATAGTTTCCATACATATAGTCTCCTCCTCAAAAAACGAATTGTTATTGAACGGTGTGCTCAGTATTGCAAGAAAAGAAGTGCAACAATATTTGTCTGCCAATTTCGCGTTTTCCTGCTTTCGTGTTTTGCGGCATGCGCCTTAGGAAGAGGCGTGGTCATTTTTTTCGCTCTTCCGGTTGATCTGCCTGGCCCCTGAAACGGTCAACCAAACATGGCGATCAACATCCCGGCCGCGGAGGCGCTGCCGATAACACCGGCCAGATTTGGTCCGATAGCGTGCATGAGCAAGAAGTTGTTGGGATTTTCCTGCTGGCCGACTGTCTGCGTTACCCGTGCTGCCATCGGTACTGCGGAAACGCCTGCCGAACCGATGAGTGGGTTTAGCTTATTTTTTAGAAAAAGGTTCATGATCTTTACCGTAAGGATGCCTCCCATCGTACACACGGCGAAATCGAGCAGTCCGAAGGTAAAGATGAGTAATGGCTTGGCAGTCAGAAACTTTTGCGCCTGCATAGTGGCGCCCACGGAGATTCCCAAAAATATGGTGACGATATTCATCAGGGAGCCTTGTGCTGATCCGGCCAGCCTGTCCACAACCCCGCTTTCCCGCATGAAGTTTCCAAGCATGAACATCCCCATTAAGGGGGTTACTGCGGGGATCAAGAGAGCTATTAGTCCTGCCACGATGAGGGGGAAAAATATCTTTTCACGCTTGGATACGGGCCTCAACTGTTTCATCACGATTTTTCGTTCTTGCTTGTTTGTTAACAGCCTCATGATCGGGGGCTGAATCAATGGGACCATGGCCATGTAAGAATAAGCAGCAAGGGCGTTGGCCCCGAGGAGGTGGGGGGCAAGCTTGGCCGTGAGATAGATCGTTGTAGGTCCGTCAGCCCCTCCGATAATCGCCACTGACGCGGCCTCCTTCATGGTAAATCCAAAAAGCAGGACCCCCAGGAAGGTGATGAATACTCCGAGTTGAGCCCCGGCTCCTATGACCAGAGTTTTGGGATTGGCAATAAGGGGTCCGAAGTCGGTCATTGCTCCCAGTCCTAGAAATATAAGGCACGGGATAACCTCCCATTCCACCCCATAGTGGTAAAAAATGTTGAAGAGTTCCGGTTTGCCGTGGACGTCAAAGCCCATTAGGGGGGTCAGCGGGAAGTTGACAATAAAAATGCCAAAGCCGATGGGCAGCAAGAGCAAGGGCTCGTATTTTTTTGCCACTGCCAGATAGATGAAAAATAAGGCGATTGCCCACATGATAACAAGCTTATAATGAAGGCTGAAAAGTCCGGTCTGTGTGTACAGGATGTTTAGTAAGACATCAACAAGGGTGTCCCAATTCATAGTATCTTTCCTTATTCACGAATAATGCGGCTTTCACCTGGTTGCAAGGCGGGATCTCCTTCTATGGTGATGGCTATGTTTCGCCTCATCTCCACATCGAGGATCTCTTTACGTTTCTTGTTCAGCAAGTAGCCTGCCACATTAAGCGGGACTACGCCTTTCACCTGCCTGGTGTCGTTGGCCAGGACCTCAGAACGAAGCCTTCTCATGAACTCCAGGGCAAGCTTTTCGGCTGAGGGAACCAGTCCGTTTCCCTGACAATAAGGACATGGAATAAAGCTGCCATACTCTATGGATGCGGCTATTCTCTGACGAGTGAGCTCCATAAGTCCGAACTTGGATATCATGCCGACACTGATGCGGGCCTTGTCGAGCTTCGTGTGCTCCTTGAAGGCTTTATACACAGCTTGATTGTGTTTGCGCTCCCGCATGTCTATGAAGTCGATAACGATCAAGCCGCCAAGATCCCGTAGGCGCAGTTGCCTGGCAATTTCGGTTGCCGCCTCCATATTGGTCATGTACGCCGTCTTTTCCATAGATCCTTCCCTGGTGGATCGGCCGGAATTCACATCAACGGCGACGAGGGCCTCTGTGGGGTTTATCACAATATGACCGCCGGATTTTAATCTGACCCGGCTTGCAAAGATAGAGGCAATCTGGTCTTCGATATGATACTTGGTAAAAATGGGCCGGGGATCTTTGTGCAGCTTGACGATCTTTGTGTGCTTGGGAGATACTATCCGAATGAAATCCTTCACATCCCGGCAAACATCCTTGTCGTCCACAAGGATTTCGTTCACATCAGATGTGAGACGATCCCGTATGGCGCGAATGGCGAGATGACGTTCCTTGTAAAGCAGGCAAGGGGCACGCTTGGAAAGGCCCTGTTTCTTGATGTTTTCCCACAGGCGAAGCAGATAGCGGATGTCCTTGGAGATTTCACGTTTTTTTTGGTGGTGGCCTGCTGTGCGAACAATAGTTCCAAAGCCTTCGGGAATCTTCAGGGAACTCATGATGCCCTTGAGGCGCTGCCTTTCTTTCTCATCCTCGATTTTTCTTGAAATTCCGGAGCTCTTTCCTCCAGGCATCAACACACAATAGCGGCCCGGCAAAGATATATAAGTCGTAACCAGCGCACCCTTGTGCAAGATGGGTTCCTTGGTCACCTGGAGCAGAAGCTCTTGGCGGGGCTCGATGAGGTGTCGGATAGTGGGGGGTCCCTTCTTGCTTGCCACAGCTCCATCAACATAATAGTCGCTGTGGATTTCGTGTTGCTGCAAAAACCCGTTTCTGTCTGCCCCGTAATCAACAAAAGCAGCCTGCAGGCTAGGCTCAACGCCCGTGACTACTCCTTTATAGATGTTGCCCCGGGTCAACTCCCCGGCAGCGGTCTCGATGCTAAAATCCTCAAGGTGTCCCCGTCTTACCAGGGCAACCCTGCATTCTTCCGGATCAACAGCGTTAATCAGTATCTTTAGCGGTTCCTTTTGTTTTGTCATGATCTCCCCGACGGAAAAAGTAGAGATTTGGCTGAGTCCCGACCCACGGACGGATGGGCACTAACTAGCATTATCCTGAATAAAAGACAATAATTTTGAGTGTGTCTTCAATTGAATACTTCTATCGATGGAATTCCAGGAATGTTCTTCCCCCCTACATTCGAAAAAGGTCGGATTCAGCGAATCTGTCATTTCGTCCCCTTCGAAATGACAAGTTGTGGAGACTTTTTGCGAGACCATCTTCCCTGGGAGATTGGAGGGCGATATCACTTGACAGGGAAAGGTTAGAAAAGATAAATGGATATGTGCAGTCATGAACATTCTGGAAGAGATCTGTTTTCTGAGTGATGAAAAAGATATCCATGAATAAGCGGGAAAACCAGCCCCAAGATTCTGAGCGTTATTATGTGGGTATTGATCTCGGGTCCGTTAGCCTGAATTGTATCGTCATCAACCATAAGAGAGAGGTTGTCTACGAATTCCCCTATGACCGCCACCTTGGCAAAGTCGATGAGGCGGTGTTGGCCCTTATCCAAGACCTGTACAAGGAATTCGGGCAAGATAGAATCTTGTCTTTTTCCTTTACCGGGAATCACGGGAAAAAGCTTAGTGAGGAATTGGGGACATTTTATGAATTCGAGACCATCAGCCAGGTCCTGGGCGCCATTTTCGTGAGGCCGGACGTTAGGACGATCATCAGTATGGGGGGGCAGGAGACAGCCCTTTTGCAGATCAATCATTACGATGTTGAAGACCGGCGTGGGCTGGGTGGCTGGGAATTGGAGTACTTTAATACGAACGGTCCCTGTGCATCA
Coding sequences:
- a CDS encoding sodium ion-translocating decarboxylase subunit beta; this translates as MNWDTLVDVLLNILYTQTGLFSLHYKLVIMWAIALFFIYLAVAKKYEPLLLLPIGFGIFIVNFPLTPLMGFDVHGKPELFNIFYHYGVEWEVIPCLIFLGLGAMTDFGPLIANPKTLVIGAGAQLGVFITFLGVLLFGFTMKEAASVAIIGGADGPTTIYLTAKLAPHLLGANALAAYSYMAMVPLIQPPIMRLLTNKQERKIVMKQLRPVSKREKIFFPLIVAGLIALLIPAVTPLMGMFMLGNFMRESGVVDRLAGSAQGSLMNIVTIFLGISVGATMQAQKFLTAKPLLIFTFGLLDFAVCTMGGILTVKIMNLFLKNKLNPLIGSAGVSAVPMAARVTQTVGQQENPNNFLLMHAIGPNLAGVIGSASAAGMLIAMFG
- a CDS encoding Rne/Rng family ribonuclease; this translates as MTKQKEPLKILINAVDPEECRVALVRRGHLEDFSIETAAGELTRGNIYKGVVTGVEPSLQAAFVDYGADRNGFLQQHEIHSDYYVDGAVASKKGPPTIRHLIEPRQELLLQVTKEPILHKGALVTTYISLPGRYCVLMPGGKSSGISRKIEDEKERQRLKGIMSSLKIPEGFGTIVRTAGHHQKKREISKDIRYLLRLWENIKKQGLSKRAPCLLYKERHLAIRAIRDRLTSDVNEILVDDKDVCRDVKDFIRIVSPKHTKIVKLHKDPRPIFTKYHIEDQIASIFASRVRLKSGGHIVINPTEALVAVDVNSGRSTREGSMEKTAYMTNMEAATEIARQLRLRDLGGLIVIDFIDMRERKHNQAVYKAFKEHTKLDKARISVGMISKFGLMELTRQRIAASIEYGSFIPCPYCQGNGLVPSAEKLALEFMRRLRSEVLANDTRQVKGVVPLNVAGYLLNKKRKEILDVEMRRNIAITIEGDPALQPGESRIIRE